The following DNA comes from Streptomyces sp. NBC_00273.
CGAGCTCGGCCGCGGTGCCGTTGGCCATGAGGAAGGCCCCCTCACCCCTGGCTTTCGCCACCCGTTCGGGGAAGGCCAGGGCCGCGATCAGGCCTGCGGCGGCATCGTCGGGTGCAGCGCCGCTGCCGGGGCTCCGCCCCGAACCCCGCGCCTCGAACGCCGGCGAGGCTGATTCTTCAGCCCCGGCGGCGTTCGAGGCGCGGGGGTACGGAGGTTCGGCGGTGCGCCCCGCGGGGGAAGCGGCACGCTCCAGGCGGCGGGCCTCCGCGCGCCAGCGGGCCGCGTAGCCGTCGCCGCCGGCGCGGGCCCGCCGCCAGGCGCCGGCCAGGTCGTCCCCGTACTCCCGCGGCGGCTCCTCGCTCAGCAGGGCCACCACCTCCGCCGCCCGGCGGGCACCGAGCGCGGCGGAGCCGTCCAGCAGGGCCCGGGCCAGCCGCGGGTGCAGCCCGAGCCGGGCCATCCGCTGCCCGCGCGCGGTGACCGCACCGGCCGGGGACACCGCGCCGACGGCCACCAGCACCTCCCGCGCCGCGGCCATGGCCCCCGCCGGCGGCGGGTCCAGCAGGGCCAGCCCGGTCGCGTCCGGGTCCCCCCAGCAGGCGGCCTGCAGGGCGAACTGCGCCAGGTCGGCGATGCGGATCTCCGGCGACGGGAACGCGGCCAGCCGGCCGTCCTCCGCCTCGGCCCAGCAGCGGTACACCGTGCCCGGCGCCTCGCGCCCGGCCCGGCCCGCCCGCTGGCGCCCGGCCGCTCGGGACGCCCGTACGGTCGCCAGTGCGCCCAGCCCCCGCGCGTGGTCCACGCGGGGCTCGCGGGCCAGCCCGGAGTCCACCACCACGCGCACCCCGGGGACGGTCAAGCTCGACTCCGCCACGGCGGTGGACAGGATCACCCTGCGGTGATCGGCGACGGAGAGCGCCGCGTCCTGGACCGCCGCCGGGGCCCGGCCGTGGATCTGGAGCACCTCCGCGTCCACTCCGCCCAGCTGGCCGGCGACCCGGGCGATCTCGCCGACGCCGGGCAGGAAGCACAGGACGTCGCCGTCGCGCTCGGCCAGCGCCCGCCGCACCACCGAGGCCACGTGCGTCAGCTGCGCCGGATCCACCCGCATCCCGTGCGGGGGCCGCACCGGCCGGGCCGGCGGGGCCCAGACCGTCTCCACGGGGTACGAGACGCCCGCCGCCTCCACCACCGGCGCACCGCCCAGTACGCGCGCCCAGCCGGCGGAGTCCGTCGTCGCCGAGGCCGCCACCAGCCGCAGTTCCGGGCGCAGGGTCTCCCGTACGTCGAGGAGGAAGGCGGCGACCGTGTCGGCGTCCAGGTGCCGCTCGTGGCACTCGTCCAGGACCACCACGTCCACCCCGGTCAGCTCCTGGTCGCGCTGGAGGCGCTGGAGCAGCACTCCGGTGGTCACCACCTCCACCACGGTGTCCGGGCCCGCCACCCGTTCCCCGCGCACGGTGAAGCCGACCGCACCGCCGACCTGCTCGCCCAGCAGCCAGGCCATCCGGCGCGCCGCGGCCCGGGCGGCGATCCGCCGGGGCTCGGCGACGACCACCCGGCGCCGCGGGCCGCCGCCCACCAGCCCGGCCAGCACCAGCGGCACCAGCGTGGTCTTGCCGGTGCCGGGCGGGGCGCAGAGCACCGCCGTGCCGTGGCCGTCCAGTGCCGAGACGAGGGCGGGCACGGCCTCCCGCACGGGCAGGGCGTCGAGGGCGGCGGTACGGATCACGTCAGTCGCGCTCGCAGACGAAGATCGCGGTGCCCGGGATCAGGTTGCCGCGCAGCGGGGACCAGCCGCCCCATTCCTGGCTGTTCCACTCCGGCCACTCGGGCTCGACCAGGTCGAGCAGGCGGAAGCCGCCCGCCACCACGTCGCGCACCCGGTCGCCGATCGTGCGGTGGTGCTCCACGTACACGGCGCGGCCCTGCTCGTCCTGTTCCACGTACGCGGTGCGGTCGAAGTAGGAGGCGGCGACGGACAGCCCCTCGGGTCCGGGCTCGTCGGGGAAGGCCCAGCGGACGGGGTGGGTCACGGAGAAGACCCAGCGGCCGCCGGGGCGCAGCACGCGGTGCACCTCGCGCATGACGTTGACGGGGTCGGCGACGAAGGGGACGGCGCCGTAGGCGGAGCAGGCCAGGTCGAAGGAACCGGCGCGGAACGGCAGCCGTCCGGCGTCGGCCTCGACCAGCGGGAGGTCGTCGCCGATGCGCAGGGCGTGCTGGAGCTGGCGGTGGGAGAGGTCGAGGGCGACCGGGCGGGCGCCCTGGGCGGCCAGCCAGCGCGAGCACTGGGCTGCGCCGGCGCCGATCTCCAGGACGTCCTTGTCCCTGAGGGAGGCGGCGGGGCCGAGGAGGGCCGCCTCCGCCTCGTCGAGCCCCTCGGGTCCCCACACGAAGCGGTCGTCGCCGAGGAAGGCGCCGTGGTCGCTCTGGTACTCGTCGGCGTTGCGGTCCCACCAGCTGCGGCTCGCCCGGCTGCTCTCCGCTTCCCCCGCGTCACGCCGTGTGGCCTCGGGGTCTTCCACGGAGACCGGATCGGCTTCGGACGCTACTTCGGAGGCGTAGTCCTCTTGGTTCATGGGGCCCGTCGTCGTAGTCTGCGAATGTCTTCTGAATGTGGCAGGAAGCGCCAGGAGGGGCTTCCCGCCCATGAATTGTGCCGGTTGTGCGGCGATCCGCCCGGGGTGTGCGCCTTCGCGCATTGACCCTGTCCGGCTGCCCCCGTATGCTACAAGTTGCGCTGCGAGCCTGTGCTCCTCAGACCTAGCAGGCTGCGCTTGCATCTGTTGATGTCCCCTCGGTTTTCGAGGCCCCACCGCTCTTCGCGGAAGGGGGTCTCCTTGGCTGTCCGGCTTCTTCGGCAGATGCCGATAAGGGCTCCCGGCGTAGCAGTACCTACGACTTTCTGTCCGTAACCGGAGCCCTTTCCCACATGACGAGCAGCACCGAGACCACCTCTACCACTCCGCAGGTAGCGGTCAACGACATCGGTAACGAGGAAGCCTTCCTCGCCGCGATCGACGAGACGATCAAGTACTTCAACGACGGCGACATCGTCGACGGCGTCATCGTGAAGGTCGACCGGGACGAGGTCCTGCTCGACATCGGTTACAAGACCGAAGGCGTGATCCCGAGCCGTGAGCTCTCGAT
Coding sequences within:
- the hrpB gene encoding ATP-dependent helicase HrpB, with the protein product MIRTAALDALPVREAVPALVSALDGHGTAVLCAPPGTGKTTLVPLVLAGLVGGGPRRRVVVAEPRRIAARAAARRMAWLLGEQVGGAVGFTVRGERVAGPDTVVEVVTTGVLLQRLQRDQELTGVDVVVLDECHERHLDADTVAAFLLDVRETLRPELRLVAASATTDSAGWARVLGGAPVVEAAGVSYPVETVWAPPARPVRPPHGMRVDPAQLTHVASVVRRALAERDGDVLCFLPGVGEIARVAGQLGGVDAEVLQIHGRAPAAVQDAALSVADHRRVILSTAVAESSLTVPGVRVVVDSGLAREPRVDHARGLGALATVRASRAAGRQRAGRAGREAPGTVYRCWAEAEDGRLAAFPSPEIRIADLAQFALQAACWGDPDATGLALLDPPPAGAMAAAREVLVAVGAVSPAGAVTARGQRMARLGLHPRLARALLDGSAALGARRAAEVVALLSEEPPREYGDDLAGAWRRARAGGDGYAARWRAEARRLERAASPAGRTAEPPYPRASNAAGAEESASPAFEARGSGRSPGSGAAPDDAAAGLIAALAFPERVAKARGEGAFLMANGTAAELGDGSGLRQASWLAVAVADRPPHSASARVRLGAVIDEDTARAAAAHLLTAGEEVRWEDGDLVARAAERLGAIELSVRPLRTPDPALVRAALLDGLRAEGLGLLRWSPDALTLRARLGFLHRTLGGAWPDVAEDRALLERADDWLEPELSRARRRADLGRIDAGQALNRLLPWATGEAVRLDELAPERLEVPSGSRIRVDYSAEHGQPVLAVKLQELFGLAETPRVAGVPVLVHLLSPAGRPAAVTADLASFWQGGYRAVRAELRGRYPKHPWPEDPATAEPTRHTNARLRR
- a CDS encoding class I SAM-dependent methyltransferase, which translates into the protein MNQEDYASEVASEADPVSVEDPEATRRDAGEAESSRASRSWWDRNADEYQSDHGAFLGDDRFVWGPEGLDEAEAALLGPAASLRDKDVLEIGAGAAQCSRWLAAQGARPVALDLSHRQLQHALRIGDDLPLVEADAGRLPFRAGSFDLACSAYGAVPFVADPVNVMREVHRVLRPGGRWVFSVTHPVRWAFPDEPGPEGLSVAASYFDRTAYVEQDEQGRAVYVEHHRTIGDRVRDVVAGGFRLLDLVEPEWPEWNSQEWGGWSPLRGNLIPGTAIFVCERD